Genomic segment of Verrucomicrobiota bacterium:
GAGTGTCACACGCGGAGCGGCGCACGATGCGGCCTTCCTGCGGCGCGTTACGCTTATAGACCACCAGGTTGGCGAGCACCTTGACGCGGGCGACGAGGTTGTCCTTGATCGCCACATCGAGGCGCTCGACTTCGTGCAGGATGCCGTCGCGGCGATGGCGCACGACCACACCGTCGGCGACAGGGTCGAGGTGGATGTCGCTCGCGCCGTCGGCGACGCCGTCCTCGATGAGGCGGCTGACGAGTTGTGTGACGTCGTGTTCCTCGTTGGTCATTTTGGGAGCCGCTGTGTGTATGTCCGGTTCTGCATCCCTTGATCTCACATCGCCGTGCGGAGAATCTGAATCAGAGCCGTGAAGAACGCATATCCGAAGAAGCCGACGACCACGCCAAGCCAGATGGTGATCAGCGACGGCATGACGTTGACGATCCTCGAGAGCTTCGCGTCGGCGCGAACGGCGTAGACGTGGGCGAGGTCGCCGAGCGGGTGCACGAGGTCATTCTGGAACTCGCCGGAAGCGACAAGCCACTGGAATGTGTCGGGGAAGTAGCGCACGGCGCGGAAGGCCTCGGGCAGTGATTGCCCGGCCTTGAGCTTGGTGAACAGCTCGCGTGTGGCACGGCGGTAGGCGCGTGAAGGCGAAAGGCCGGCCATGGCGTGCTCGACCTCCTCGATCGGCACGTTGACGTTGAGCATAACGCGCAGCGCCGTGGCGAAGCGCGCAAGCACGAGACTCTTGCGCGCCGGTCGGTAGTAGGCCAGATCGAAGACAATAATGATGAGGACCACGACGACGATGGCGGCCAGCGGGAGAATCCGCGGCTCGCGCCAGACCCACTGAGTAAGCGACGAGATCAAAAGCGTCGCAGACGCCGGCTCAACCAGGAAGTCGCCAAACAGCCCGACGAACTTCGGCCTGATGAAGAGCGCCATGAAAAACGTGATGAACGTCAGGTAGGCGATCAGACCGGCCGGTAAGATGATGGCAATGAGCAGCTTGTCGGCGTCAACGGCGGGGCGGCGTTCGAGCTCAGCAAGATGTCCGATGCTCTCGGGGAGCGAACCGGACCGCTCTCCCGCGGCAACCATGCTGACGTAGCTGGGGTCGAAGTAGCCGAGATGCCCCTGCAGGGCGTACGAGAGCAACGTGCCCTGCTCGACGCGCCAGAGCACCTCGGCGAGAACGCGCCCAAACGGGCCGGGTGGCATCTCGAAGACGATGGCGCGCAAGGCCTCGGGTTCGCTCAGGCCGGACTTGAGCAGGGCGGCGAACTGGCGGGTGAACTCCTGCACCTTGCGGGCACGCCGCCGGCTGCCGAGGAACACCAGTTGAAGCAGTCCAAGCATGAACGCCCCTCCCGTCAACCCTCACCCATGACCTGGATCAGCGTGAACAGGGGCCGGTAGACCGAAATCACGACGGCAAGGACGAGCAAGGCCACGAGCACCAGGACGATGGTGTCGATCCACACGGCGGCGCGCCGCGCGCGGCCACGCAGGTTGAAGGCGAAGAGCTCAGCCGCGCTCTGCAGCTCCTCGTCCGGCGCCTCACGCTTCTCGCCGATCGAAACCATGTAGGCGAGCATCGGCCCAAGAAACGGCTCGGCGGCCATCGCGTCGCTGAGCTTCCGGCCCGCCTCGACGCCGTGCTGGAGTCTGGCGGCGACGCGGTGCATCGTCGCACTGGGCGAGCACTGGCCGGCGAGGTACAGGGCGTCACCGAGTGGGAGATGCGACTGGATAAGCAAACCAAGCGTTTCGGAGAAACGCGAGAGCAGAGAAAACCGGTAGCACTGGCCGTAGAGGGGCAGCCTCAGCATGATGCGGTCGAGCAAGACGCGGCCGGCATTTGTGCGGCGCATGACAAGATAGACGAGGACAGCCAACACGATCAGGCCGTATAGACACGCGGTCCCCGTGGGCAGGTAGAGCACGAGGAAGTGAAGCAGCCGGACCCCGAGACTGGCCCTGATGTAACCCATCGAGTCTGGGTTGTCGCCCAGGGTGATGGTGAGTATGGTCTGCCCCGCCGTGGGCAGGATGAAGAAGACAAGCAGCGAGAAGACGGCAAGCGCCGAGACGAGGACGAAGGCCGGGTACATGAGGACGTCTTTGAGGCGCTCTTTGAGCTCGGCGGTGGTCTCGGAATACTTGACGAACTGGGCGAGCACGCCGACGAGGTTGTTCGAGCGCTCGCCGGCCTCGATGATCTTGGCGTAGAGCTTGGGGAAGACATCGGGGCGGTTTGCGACGGCCTTGGAGAGCGGCTCGCCGGCCTCGACGGCGCGCTGGAGGCCCGCGACGGCGTTGCGCATGGCGGGCTGGCGCGACTCCTTGGAGAGCATGGCGAGGCCGTTCGGCAAGGGAAGGTCGGTCTTGATGAGCGATACGAGCTGCCTGTTGAAGATGAGGAAGTCGCTCGGGGAGATCCGGTTAGCCTGCATCGGTCTGGCTCCCAAGGGGTCTTAGAAGGCCAAGGTCACACGGCCTTGAAGAAGGTCCTGTATATAAGCCCTTCAGGCTATGGTTAATGTATCATTGCCTCCGAACCCAGGGCGCTTGCCCTGGGCTGATATATACAGCCGCTTCGCGGCACCCGCACCTCCGAACCCAAAGCGCTTGCCCTGGGCTGATCTATACAGCCGCTTCGCGGCACCCGTGCCTCCGAACCCAGGGCGCTTGCCCTGGGCTGATATATACAGCCGCTTCGCGGCACCCTCCCCAAGGTAGTCGGAATGCAGCCCCCTCGAGGCACGGAGCAGCAAGCGAGCGGGGGCTGAGTTTGGGGCATCGGGGCAAAGGAGTCCCTGCAAAAGCGTGCCTTTGTTCTGTACCCAGCCGTATCGCCACATCGGGTGTCACCTCGCTCTCAGTCGCTACGGACCCAGCGAGTCATCGAACACCATTCATATGTACAC
This window contains:
- a CDS encoding type II secretion system F family protein, producing MLGLLQLVFLGSRRRARKVQEFTRQFAALLKSGLSEPEALRAIVFEMPPGPFGRVLAEVLWRVEQGTLLSYALQGHLGYFDPSYVSMVAAGERSGSLPESIGHLAELERRPAVDADKLLIAIILPAGLIAYLTFITFFMALFIRPKFVGLFGDFLVEPASATLLISSLTQWVWREPRILPLAAIVVVVLIIIVFDLAYYRPARKSLVLARFATALRVMLNVNVPIEEVEHAMAGLSPSRAYRRATRELFTKLKAGQSLPEAFRAVRYFPDTFQWLVASGEFQNDLVHPLGDLAHVYAVRADAKLSRIVNVMPSLITIWLGVVVGFFGYAFFTALIQILRTAM
- a CDS encoding type II secretion system F family protein — translated: MQANRISPSDFLIFNRQLVSLIKTDLPLPNGLAMLSKESRQPAMRNAVAGLQRAVEAGEPLSKAVANRPDVFPKLYAKIIEAGERSNNLVGVLAQFVKYSETTAELKERLKDVLMYPAFVLVSALAVFSLLVFFILPTAGQTILTITLGDNPDSMGYIRASLGVRLLHFLVLYLPTGTACLYGLIVLAVLVYLVMRRTNAGRVLLDRIMLRLPLYGQCYRFSLLSRFSETLGLLIQSHLPLGDALYLAGQCSPSATMHRVAARLQHGVEAGRKLSDAMAAEPFLGPMLAYMVSIGEKREAPDEELQSAAELFAFNLRGRARRAAVWIDTIVLVLVALLVLAVVISVYRPLFTLIQVMGEG